A section of the Rubritalea squalenifaciens DSM 18772 genome encodes:
- a CDS encoding sulfite reductase subunit alpha, with product MSQPNYIPDDAPFTAEQRQWLNNLVGNFISDLTSGRGLTGQGSAPAIPVTILIGSQTGNSESLGKKLSKAMAKLNFNPEVIDMASYEKEKLPSEQNVLIITSTYGDGEPPDNAADLHEWILSDAAPSLEGVNFSVLALGDTEYPDFCKCGIEFDTRFEQLGATRIYDRVDCDVDFDEPFALWRDGVMDALGGSQAAVAPAFEEPTEDGYSKKNPFRADVLQNYNLNTDDSERQTQHVEISLDGSGIEYEVGDALGVLPQNDVALVDEILENLPFKPTEEVPLPGGGEATLREALIEHYDIRNLNKKFIESWQARSGSPFLRSLVEADSKEAYEDFCWGRELIDLITDHPADFEDAEEFVAVLKKLQPRLYSIASSPNANPGEVHLTVGVVRYNSHYRNRGGVCSTFLSDRVNGVQPGVFVHSNKAFRLPENGETPVIMVGPGTGIAPFRAFLQERKVSGAKGGNWLFFGNPYESKDFLYKDELEELQKEGVLTKLDTAFSRDQAEKVYVQHRMLEQGAELWKWLSEDKASFYVCGDASRMAKDVDAALHKVAEQHGKLSEEEAAEFVKTLKKEKRYCRDVY from the coding sequence ATGTCACAGCCGAATTACATTCCTGATGATGCTCCCTTCACTGCCGAACAACGGCAGTGGCTCAATAATCTCGTAGGTAACTTTATCAGTGACCTGACGTCTGGCCGAGGACTTACTGGTCAGGGATCAGCGCCCGCGATTCCAGTTACTATTCTTATTGGCTCACAGACAGGCAATTCGGAATCACTTGGGAAGAAACTCTCCAAGGCAATGGCCAAACTCAACTTCAATCCAGAGGTGATTGATATGGCCTCCTATGAGAAGGAGAAGCTGCCATCTGAGCAGAACGTTCTGATCATTACCTCCACCTATGGTGACGGGGAACCACCAGACAACGCAGCAGACCTTCATGAGTGGATTCTCAGCGATGCCGCCCCGAGTCTTGAGGGGGTTAATTTCTCCGTGCTTGCTCTTGGTGATACTGAGTATCCTGATTTCTGTAAGTGCGGTATCGAGTTTGATACCCGCTTCGAGCAACTCGGTGCCACGCGCATCTATGATCGTGTTGATTGCGACGTTGATTTCGATGAGCCGTTTGCCCTGTGGCGTGATGGCGTGATGGATGCACTTGGGGGATCTCAGGCAGCAGTTGCGCCAGCGTTTGAAGAGCCTACAGAGGATGGATACAGCAAGAAGAATCCATTCCGTGCTGATGTGCTTCAGAACTACAACCTGAATACAGATGATTCTGAGCGCCAAACTCAGCATGTTGAAATCAGTCTTGATGGTTCTGGTATCGAGTACGAAGTGGGAGATGCACTTGGTGTTTTGCCGCAGAATGATGTAGCCTTGGTAGATGAGATTCTTGAGAATCTGCCGTTCAAGCCTACTGAAGAGGTTCCTCTTCCCGGTGGCGGTGAGGCTACTCTGCGCGAAGCACTTATTGAGCACTACGACATCCGTAATCTGAATAAGAAATTTATCGAAAGCTGGCAGGCACGCAGTGGTTCACCATTCTTGAGGTCACTTGTGGAGGCTGACAGCAAAGAAGCCTACGAGGATTTCTGTTGGGGACGTGAGTTGATCGATCTCATTACTGACCATCCAGCAGACTTTGAAGATGCTGAGGAGTTTGTAGCTGTCCTTAAGAAGTTGCAGCCTAGATTGTACTCCATTGCTTCATCACCAAATGCAAATCCTGGTGAAGTTCATCTCACTGTCGGCGTAGTTCGCTACAACAGTCATTACCGCAACCGCGGAGGAGTGTGTTCAACTTTCCTTTCTGATCGCGTTAACGGAGTGCAGCCGGGCGTATTTGTCCACAGCAATAAGGCGTTCCGTTTACCTGAGAATGGAGAGACTCCAGTGATCATGGTAGGTCCTGGTACTGGTATTGCGCCATTCCGAGCATTTCTCCAAGAGCGTAAAGTTTCCGGTGCTAAAGGTGGAAACTGGCTCTTCTTCGGTAACCCCTATGAGTCCAAGGATTTCCTTTATAAGGATGAGTTGGAGGAGCTTCAGAAGGAGGGTGTGCTCACTAAGCTTGATACAGCATTCTCAAGAGATCAGGCCGAGAAAGTTTATGTCCAGCACAGAATGCTTGAGCAAGGCGCTGAGCTATGGAAATGGCTTAGTGAAGACAAGGCCAGCTTCTACGTCTGCGGTGATGCATCCAGAATGGCGAAAGATGTTGATGCAGCCCTGCATAAGGTGGCTGAGCAACACGGCAAACTAAGCGAGGAAGAGGCGGCTGAATTTGTGAAGACGCTCAAGAAAGAGAAGCGTTACTGTCGCGACGTATATTAA
- the dnaX gene encoding DNA polymerase III subunit gamma/tau, with amino-acid sequence MSYQVFARKYRPKTFKDVLGQDHVIQTLRNAIEQERLAHAYLFVGPRGTGKTSTARILAKALNCSNGPSIDFDPDEDICQEIAEGRSLDVLEIDGASNNGVDQVRDLRDNVRFAPSRCRYKIIYIDEVHMLTTQAFNALLKTLEEPPEHVKFIFATTEPNKILPTIISRCQRFDLRPIATQTIADHLIYIANNEGVELEKTAAWTVAKGAEGGMRDAQSMLDQLVAFCGNHITEANVLDVFGFTSRETVAKLTSSILEKDTSAALKILHEQASTGKELSQLLDDSIGCLRSLLVAKVDPNAESDGIPVELWQPLVELSTSVPTDRLLNLVDIFADTESRMKWATNKKLHFEIGLIKAIQSLNDARISDVIKALAGAGPVDIPQQATPPASKPASKDKEVAVVLEQKDESPDPISQPEPVIDTQPQPEPIAAAAPAPEPVSQPAPEPVITTTEPEAATRPKKSGDPIMGLDALIADAPDKAPEPAPEPAVIAREKQQQAETAAKAEAAENAPPEEEEDNGDEEFYQDPLIQKALKLFQATLVS; translated from the coding sequence GTGAGTTATCAGGTATTCGCCAGGAAGTATCGCCCGAAGACATTTAAAGATGTTCTGGGTCAAGATCATGTGATCCAAACCCTCAGGAACGCTATTGAACAAGAGAGGTTAGCCCATGCCTACCTCTTCGTGGGGCCGCGAGGTACAGGTAAGACCTCTACTGCGCGTATCTTGGCAAAAGCCTTGAACTGCAGCAATGGTCCGAGCATCGATTTTGACCCTGATGAAGACATCTGTCAGGAGATCGCAGAAGGACGCTCTTTGGACGTTCTGGAGATCGATGGTGCTTCAAACAACGGCGTGGACCAAGTCAGGGACCTGCGAGACAACGTGCGTTTTGCTCCGAGCCGCTGTCGATACAAGATCATCTACATTGATGAGGTGCACATGCTCACCACACAGGCGTTCAACGCTCTCCTTAAAACACTGGAAGAGCCTCCCGAGCACGTAAAATTTATTTTCGCCACCACTGAGCCAAATAAGATTCTGCCTACGATCATTTCTCGCTGTCAGCGTTTTGATCTACGCCCTATCGCTACGCAGACGATAGCTGACCACCTCATCTATATTGCCAACAACGAAGGTGTAGAACTCGAGAAAACAGCTGCTTGGACGGTTGCCAAGGGTGCCGAAGGTGGCATGCGTGATGCTCAGTCCATGCTGGACCAGCTGGTGGCCTTTTGTGGCAATCATATTACTGAAGCCAATGTCTTGGATGTGTTTGGATTCACCTCTAGAGAGACAGTCGCTAAACTCACTAGCAGCATTCTGGAGAAGGACACCTCTGCTGCCCTGAAAATCCTCCATGAGCAAGCCTCGACAGGTAAGGAACTGAGTCAACTGCTTGATGACTCGATCGGCTGTTTGCGTTCTCTGCTAGTTGCCAAAGTCGATCCAAACGCCGAGAGCGACGGCATACCCGTTGAACTCTGGCAGCCCTTAGTAGAGCTATCCACATCTGTGCCTACTGATCGCCTCCTCAATCTCGTGGATATCTTTGCAGATACAGAATCTCGCATGAAGTGGGCTACGAACAAAAAACTTCATTTCGAGATCGGCCTGATCAAAGCAATACAATCTCTCAATGACGCACGGATAAGTGATGTCATCAAGGCTCTCGCCGGAGCTGGTCCCGTGGATATTCCACAACAGGCTACACCGCCTGCCAGCAAACCAGCCTCAAAAGACAAAGAGGTCGCTGTCGTGCTAGAGCAGAAAGATGAATCACCTGATCCTATTTCACAGCCTGAGCCCGTAATAGACACCCAGCCTCAACCTGAACCAATCGCTGCCGCGGCTCCTGCTCCGGAGCCTGTTAGCCAGCCAGCACCCGAACCTGTCATTACCACGACAGAGCCAGAAGCAGCAACTAGACCCAAAAAGAGTGGTGATCCCATAATGGGGCTCGATGCACTTATTGCCGATGCACCTGACAAAGCGCCGGAACCCGCTCCAGAACCTGCTGTGATTGCCAGGGAGAAGCAGCAACAGGCTGAGACTGCAGCAAAAGCTGAAGCTGCAGAAAATGCACCTCCAGAGGAAGAAGAGGATAATGGTGACGAAGAATTCTATCAGGACCCTCTCATTCAAAAAGCCCTCAAGCTATTTCAAGCTACGCTTGTCTCCTAA
- the floA gene encoding flotillin-like protein FloA (flotillin-like protein involved in membrane lipid rafts), whose amino-acid sequence MSFSKFLAASPPVPTTTLIVACVVILFGLVLIYLLLKFFKTWLRARLSQAPVSFGSLIGMWLRKVPFGLIVDCRITAKKAGLDYSTELLEAHYLSGGDVGDVVLALIAADKAGITLNFDRACAIDLATKDTGKTVLEAVRTSINPKVIDCPNPNTGISKITAVAKDGIAVNARARVTVRTNLDRFVGGATEETIIARVGEGIVTSVGSAESYKAVLENPDSISRLVLGKGVDSATAFEILSIDIADVDVADNIGARLQAEQAEADKQIAQAKAEVRRAAAVAAEQEMSARTQEMRAKVVEAEAQIPMAIAEAFRNGNLGVMDYVKYQNIKSDTKMRDSIAGEDSE is encoded by the coding sequence ATGTCGTTCTCTAAATTCTTAGCCGCATCCCCGCCAGTACCTACTACAACACTAATTGTAGCATGTGTTGTCATCCTCTTTGGTCTCGTCTTGATCTACTTACTCCTCAAGTTCTTCAAGACTTGGCTTCGTGCTAGACTCTCTCAGGCACCCGTATCCTTTGGCAGCCTGATCGGAATGTGGCTGAGAAAGGTTCCATTCGGACTTATCGTAGACTGCAGAATTACAGCAAAAAAAGCCGGCTTGGATTACTCCACGGAGCTTCTTGAGGCCCACTACCTCTCTGGTGGCGACGTTGGCGATGTCGTACTGGCTCTGATTGCAGCGGACAAAGCTGGTATCACCCTGAATTTTGATAGAGCGTGCGCCATCGATCTTGCAACAAAGGACACTGGCAAAACCGTCCTTGAGGCTGTACGTACCTCCATTAACCCAAAAGTCATCGACTGCCCTAACCCAAATACAGGCATCTCCAAGATTACTGCTGTTGCCAAAGACGGTATCGCAGTAAATGCCCGCGCTCGAGTGACCGTTCGTACGAACTTGGATCGCTTCGTAGGCGGTGCGACTGAGGAGACCATTATCGCTCGCGTAGGCGAAGGCATCGTTACTTCTGTGGGTTCTGCTGAATCCTACAAAGCAGTTCTAGAGAACCCGGACTCTATCTCACGTCTTGTGCTAGGCAAGGGAGTTGACTCCGCAACTGCTTTTGAAATTCTCTCCATCGATATCGCTGATGTGGATGTTGCAGACAACATCGGCGCCCGACTTCAAGCTGAACAAGCTGAGGCCGACAAGCAGATCGCGCAAGCTAAAGCCGAGGTAAGGCGCGCAGCTGCTGTAGCTGCAGAACAAGAGATGTCTGCTCGTACTCAAGAAATGAGAGCCAAGGTGGTAGAAGCTGAAGCTCAGATCCCAATGGCTATTGCTGAAGCTTTCCGTAATGGCAACCTGGGAGTGATGGATTACGTAAAGTACCAGAACATCAAATCTGACACAAAAATGCGTGATTCCATCGCCGGCGAAGATTCTGAATAA
- a CDS encoding YbaB/EbfC family nucleoid-associated protein, producing MNLNKLMKQAQQMQAGMAKAQEELAQKTVEASVGGGKVTVVATGAGDVQSIKIDPSVVDPEDVEFLEDLVLKGVQEAVTKGKEMAASEMSKLTGGMNIPGLG from the coding sequence ATGAATCTGAACAAACTCATGAAGCAGGCCCAGCAAATGCAAGCTGGCATGGCCAAAGCCCAAGAAGAGCTCGCACAAAAGACAGTGGAAGCCTCTGTTGGTGGCGGTAAAGTCACCGTAGTGGCCACAGGTGCTGGCGACGTTCAATCCATTAAGATTGACCCGTCAGTTGTCGATCCCGAGGATGTGGAATTTCTTGAGGACCTTGTACTCAAAGGAGTACAGGAAGCCGTAACCAAAGGAAAGGAGATGGCTGCTTCTGAAATGTCCAAACTTACCGGTGGCATGAATATTCCAGGCCTCGGATAA
- a CDS encoding LOG family protein yields MSERIGKKQIPQERDFTGGLILSESCSYIGSTGEKKLDDKIMALAQELDTGSNACLLAEMMVTAVRLSRGAVSTGDFKMMNRALKEMRIATEVFYPYRDIKKVAVFGSARTLPEEEEYQTAVRFSKRMAEEGFMTITGAGPGIMAAGNEGAGRESSFGLNIALPFEAAANLFIAKDEKLIDFNYFFTRKLSFVKEANAAVALPGGFGTMDEIFEALTLIQTGKAIVYPIVLLDSKGGKYWKFWNQFVEEHLHRLGLISDSDFSLFLVTDDVEEAVNEITHFYKNFHSYRYVGDKLVVRIKKKIKEKAFSHMAKEFKGIVKSGEMVQSEALPEEGDEHELDALHRIVFRHKRRDFGRLREFINALNDADTE; encoded by the coding sequence ATGAGTGAACGTATAGGTAAAAAGCAGATTCCTCAGGAGAGGGATTTCACTGGTGGTTTGATCCTCTCAGAATCATGTTCCTACATAGGATCTACAGGGGAAAAGAAACTCGACGATAAAATCATGGCTCTGGCCCAAGAACTGGATACTGGGTCTAATGCTTGCCTGCTGGCGGAAATGATGGTTACCGCAGTTAGGTTGTCCCGTGGTGCAGTCTCCACAGGGGACTTCAAGATGATGAACCGAGCATTGAAAGAGATGCGAATCGCAACGGAGGTTTTCTACCCATACAGGGATATCAAAAAAGTCGCTGTATTTGGATCTGCTAGAACGCTTCCTGAAGAGGAGGAATATCAGACTGCCGTTAGATTTTCTAAGAGAATGGCAGAAGAAGGGTTTATGACGATCACTGGTGCTGGACCAGGTATCATGGCAGCAGGTAATGAAGGTGCAGGTAGAGAGTCCAGTTTTGGTCTTAACATCGCCTTGCCATTTGAGGCTGCAGCCAACCTGTTTATTGCAAAAGACGAAAAGTTAATCGACTTCAACTACTTCTTTACGCGTAAGTTGTCATTTGTGAAAGAAGCGAATGCCGCAGTCGCCTTGCCCGGAGGCTTCGGAACGATGGATGAAATCTTTGAGGCCCTTACTCTCATTCAAACAGGCAAGGCAATCGTATATCCTATCGTGCTCTTGGACTCTAAAGGGGGGAAATACTGGAAGTTTTGGAATCAATTTGTTGAGGAGCACCTGCACCGTCTGGGGTTGATTTCTGATTCTGATTTCTCCTTGTTCTTGGTGACTGACGATGTGGAAGAAGCAGTGAATGAGATCACGCACTTCTACAAAAACTTCCACTCTTACCGTTACGTCGGAGATAAGCTAGTGGTCAGAATTAAGAAGAAGATCAAAGAGAAGGCCTTTAGTCACATGGCGAAAGAGTTTAAAGGTATCGTGAAGTCTGGTGAAATGGTCCAGAGTGAGGCTTTGCCGGAGGAAGGTGATGAGCACGAGCTTGACGCCCTACATCGCATTGTTTTCAGACACAAACGTAGAGACTTTGGCCGATTGAGAGAGTTTATCAACGCACTGAATGACGCTGATACGGAGTAA
- the polX gene encoding DNA polymerase/3'-5' exonuclease PolX: MTREDIADVLENIALLLELKGENVFKTRAYRNGAEIARTGDCDIIGLAKENRLAEIDGIGKALQDKIHELVTTGKMDYYEDLRSGFPPTLFDLFEIQGLGPKKIKALYDKLEIDSIESLKRACEDGSISQLSGFGAKTVEKLLAAIELREKFSSLFRLGDVAVLAESLLDAIRAHPATLQCCHAGSYRRSKEILHDIDILVATDHPSELTKYFSELEIVEDVIACGSTKASVRLANGLQADLRAVSNKEFPFALQYFSGSKEHNAALRQRSLKKGWSLNEYNFSVKEDAEAPPEIQQEEDIYQALGLQYIPPELRENRGEFEAAEHGVIPKLIELENLRGTFHNHTTASDGRNSLEEMAEAAIDLGLEYLGIADHSKSSFQANGLYPERLLKQIDEIKALNKQWEGSFRLLAGSEVDILKDGSLDFPDDILKQLDYAVASVHNAFTLSEDEMTARIIRAMENPYITMLGHVTGRLLLKREAYAVNIDKIIDCAAETGTIIELNCSPYRLDMDWRHWRKACDKGVLCSINPDAHRVEHLQFLSFGVRLARKGWLRRQDVINTKPLAEVLEFLKIQ; this comes from the coding sequence ATGACTCGTGAAGACATCGCAGATGTGCTAGAGAACATAGCACTACTACTGGAGCTTAAGGGGGAGAATGTTTTTAAAACTCGGGCCTATCGTAATGGAGCGGAGATAGCCCGAACTGGCGACTGTGACATCATTGGTCTAGCCAAAGAAAACCGTTTAGCTGAAATCGACGGCATCGGTAAAGCTCTACAGGACAAAATTCACGAGCTGGTTACCACCGGCAAAATGGATTACTACGAAGACCTTCGCTCAGGATTCCCCCCTACTCTTTTTGATTTATTTGAAATCCAAGGTCTAGGCCCCAAAAAAATCAAAGCGCTCTACGACAAGCTAGAGATCGACTCCATAGAGTCTCTTAAGCGAGCGTGTGAAGATGGCTCAATCTCTCAGCTTAGCGGATTTGGCGCCAAGACAGTTGAGAAACTGTTAGCAGCTATCGAACTAAGAGAGAAGTTTTCCTCACTATTCAGGCTTGGTGATGTGGCTGTCTTAGCCGAGTCCTTACTTGATGCGATTCGTGCGCACCCCGCTACCTTACAATGCTGCCACGCCGGGTCCTACCGCAGATCCAAAGAGATCCTACATGACATCGATATTTTGGTGGCAACCGACCACCCTAGCGAACTCACAAAATATTTCTCTGAACTCGAAATTGTCGAAGACGTCATTGCTTGTGGGAGCACGAAAGCCTCGGTGCGCCTGGCGAATGGTCTACAGGCTGATCTGAGGGCTGTATCCAATAAAGAGTTCCCCTTTGCCCTCCAGTATTTTTCTGGCAGCAAGGAGCACAATGCTGCACTGCGCCAGCGCTCCTTAAAAAAGGGCTGGTCTCTGAATGAGTATAACTTTTCCGTAAAAGAAGACGCTGAAGCTCCACCTGAGATTCAGCAGGAGGAAGACATCTATCAGGCTTTGGGGCTTCAATACATTCCTCCGGAACTCCGTGAAAACCGTGGTGAGTTTGAAGCCGCTGAACATGGAGTAATTCCTAAACTGATAGAATTAGAGAACCTGCGCGGCACTTTTCACAACCACACAACAGCTTCAGACGGCAGAAACTCTCTTGAGGAAATGGCCGAAGCTGCCATCGATCTAGGCCTCGAATACCTTGGGATTGCTGACCATTCCAAGTCATCTTTCCAAGCTAACGGCCTCTACCCGGAGAGACTTCTTAAACAAATTGATGAAATAAAGGCTCTCAATAAACAATGGGAGGGATCCTTTAGACTACTAGCTGGCTCGGAGGTTGATATTCTCAAGGATGGCTCATTGGACTTCCCGGACGACATCCTAAAGCAGTTAGATTATGCAGTAGCCTCTGTACACAATGCATTTACCCTGAGCGAGGATGAGATGACGGCCCGAATTATCCGCGCCATGGAGAATCCTTATATCACCATGCTTGGCCATGTCACTGGGCGCCTCCTCCTCAAAAGAGAAGCCTATGCAGTTAATATCGATAAAATTATCGATTGTGCTGCCGAGACCGGCACCATTATTGAACTCAATTGCAGTCCCTATCGATTGGACATGGACTGGCGACACTGGAGAAAAGCCTGCGACAAGGGTGTACTCTGCTCCATCAACCCAGACGCCCATCGAGTCGAGCATCTCCAGTTTCTTTCATTCGGCGTCCGCCTCGCTCGCAAAGGCTGGCTACGCAGACAAGATGTCATTAATACAAAGCCCCTGGCAGAAGTTCTTGAATTTCTCAAAATTCAGTAG
- a CDS encoding UvrD-helicase domain-containing protein: MIRASAGSGKTWQLANRYLALVVLGVRPEKIIALTFTRKAAGEFADRILTMLADGAASSAGAADLSAQIQSAVKGHGEMKGLVSGEVDLPVMSQEFFQLKLGEMTKALDKLTLSTLDSYFVKIVRYFTFELGLAGFDLVQGSELDQEKLSVLTEMFSSQGKMAKSYHSFLEAFKLATMGNEEARLIDTLKDFINAYHYRWLSSPDASKWGNPEALWDHEHPWKKCADPLVKMEQAVTLLEGLGWHRSLVKSLIAAVEWLGSYEKGMPVSDLPSGAGRILENLSDIRSGEWVIPYSRKEYVAKGELLGLLDQLASNFVCCELELKMERTRGVFEVINTYEKLYQKKVRGQGKLSFSDIGLLLAGQDTTGLWDEVARELVDYRLDGRYDHWMLDEFQDTSRVQWAVIQNLIDEIMYSEEGTRSLFVVGDTKQGIYGWRGGDSELFNEVAERYSGRLTQSPMDKSWRSTPEVLDLLNLVCDPSSEAMRELFSEDSLARWDYEEHTAAKSGKGHAWVCEVQESDELEGKELQYAWVGEILAKVAPVKRKLSCAVIVRNNSHAKALGDYLRANCPDLPVAMDSEITVAEDNPVSYAICDAFRFLAHPGDSLASNHLKMSPLSSVMGFGENSDQSVWFQWNRKLNVSDISEVLHSLILGLRERVSLSNYSVGRLHELERSAAQFVKRGGSLEDWVSEMEQWRQKEVTREGVVQIMTVHKSKGLGFDVVILPSLETSSFDSLGKLDLLEKKDPDGNVEHHLLFPQKQLALADEELQAEVDRWQSDQAYEAFCVHYVALSRAKSGIYCLLPKRGKSSSLSRRNSDWLRLALGDDAVRDEHFSDLSGTVLYESGSWNWLDDKESILVSPQQVEEVRLLEASQKAVPILASSHAGANIQQQLMSRGGLRVGLEVHQALESIEWHRGGAFKWAGNRRVQQIVQACLDVEKVSKLFTANSNMKLYREVAVEVLIDGDWVSGVIDRLHVSIDNGGHPISAQIIDFKTDASDDVGLLAEKYKIQLDLYQQAVAQIFDLPLASISKIILSTHAKKVIQLS; encoded by the coding sequence ATGATCAGGGCGTCTGCCGGTAGTGGAAAAACCTGGCAGCTGGCAAACCGTTATTTGGCTCTAGTCGTGCTAGGAGTGCGACCGGAAAAAATAATCGCTCTAACCTTCACCAGAAAGGCTGCCGGGGAGTTTGCCGACCGTATTCTCACCATGCTGGCTGATGGGGCCGCGTCATCTGCCGGGGCCGCCGATCTGTCTGCGCAAATTCAAAGTGCCGTGAAGGGACATGGGGAGATGAAAGGGCTGGTTTCTGGCGAGGTCGATCTACCAGTCATGAGCCAGGAGTTTTTCCAGCTCAAGCTTGGTGAAATGACCAAAGCGCTTGATAAGTTGACCTTAAGCACTCTGGACAGCTATTTTGTCAAAATTGTTCGCTATTTCACCTTTGAGCTCGGATTGGCGGGATTTGATCTAGTACAGGGAAGTGAACTGGATCAGGAAAAGCTCTCGGTGTTGACGGAGATGTTCTCCTCGCAAGGGAAGATGGCCAAGTCCTACCATAGTTTCCTAGAGGCATTTAAACTCGCTACAATGGGGAATGAGGAGGCCCGGCTCATTGACACCTTAAAGGATTTCATCAATGCCTATCATTATCGCTGGCTATCCTCGCCTGATGCATCGAAATGGGGGAATCCAGAGGCGCTCTGGGATCATGAGCACCCATGGAAGAAGTGCGCTGACCCGTTAGTCAAAATGGAGCAGGCTGTTACTCTCCTTGAGGGGCTTGGGTGGCATAGAAGTTTGGTGAAATCATTGATTGCAGCTGTTGAGTGGCTGGGAAGCTATGAGAAAGGGATGCCAGTCAGTGACTTGCCCTCTGGGGCGGGCCGCATTCTAGAAAATCTATCCGATATCCGATCAGGAGAATGGGTGATCCCATACTCTAGGAAAGAATACGTGGCAAAGGGGGAATTGCTTGGCTTGCTTGATCAGCTGGCTTCGAATTTTGTCTGCTGTGAACTTGAGCTCAAAATGGAGCGCACTCGTGGTGTGTTTGAGGTGATCAATACCTATGAGAAACTTTATCAAAAGAAAGTGAGAGGCCAGGGCAAGCTTAGCTTTAGTGATATTGGGCTGCTGTTAGCTGGACAGGACACGACAGGGTTGTGGGATGAGGTGGCCAGAGAACTGGTGGATTATCGTTTAGATGGACGTTACGATCACTGGATGCTTGATGAGTTTCAGGATACGAGCAGGGTTCAATGGGCTGTAATTCAAAACCTGATTGATGAGATTATGTACTCTGAGGAGGGTACTCGCTCATTGTTTGTCGTTGGTGATACGAAACAGGGTATATATGGATGGCGAGGAGGCGATTCTGAGTTGTTTAATGAAGTCGCTGAACGCTACAGCGGCCGCCTTACTCAGAGTCCAATGGACAAATCCTGGCGCTCAACGCCAGAGGTCCTCGATCTATTGAACCTAGTATGTGACCCATCCAGTGAAGCCATGAGGGAGCTCTTTAGTGAAGACTCTCTCGCCCGCTGGGACTACGAAGAGCATACCGCAGCAAAGTCAGGCAAGGGGCATGCCTGGGTGTGTGAGGTTCAAGAGTCAGACGAGCTCGAAGGCAAAGAACTGCAATACGCCTGGGTTGGGGAGATTCTTGCTAAGGTCGCTCCTGTGAAGCGGAAGTTATCCTGCGCTGTCATTGTTCGAAACAATTCCCATGCAAAAGCGCTTGGTGATTACCTCAGGGCTAACTGCCCGGATTTGCCTGTCGCGATGGACAGTGAAATCACAGTTGCCGAGGATAACCCTGTCTCTTATGCAATATGTGATGCGTTTCGTTTTCTTGCTCACCCCGGTGATAGCTTGGCGTCAAATCATTTGAAGATGAGCCCATTGTCGTCAGTGATGGGTTTCGGTGAAAACTCTGACCAATCCGTATGGTTCCAGTGGAACAGGAAGCTTAATGTCTCAGATATAAGTGAAGTGCTTCACTCCTTGATCCTTGGTCTTAGAGAGCGCGTGTCGCTTTCAAACTACAGTGTGGGACGCTTGCATGAGCTTGAACGTTCAGCGGCTCAATTTGTTAAGCGTGGCGGGAGCCTTGAAGACTGGGTGAGCGAAATGGAGCAGTGGCGTCAAAAAGAGGTGACGCGTGAAGGGGTGGTCCAGATTATGACCGTTCACAAGTCCAAAGGCCTTGGTTTTGATGTTGTCATATTACCCTCGCTGGAAACCAGCTCATTCGACTCACTGGGTAAATTGGATTTGTTGGAAAAGAAAGATCCTGATGGAAATGTAGAGCATCATCTTCTGTTTCCTCAAAAGCAGTTGGCGCTAGCTGACGAAGAATTGCAAGCTGAAGTCGATCGCTGGCAGTCTGATCAAGCTTACGAGGCTTTCTGTGTCCATTATGTGGCTTTGTCTCGTGCCAAGTCAGGCATATATTGCTTATTGCCGAAGAGGGGCAAGAGCTCTTCGTTATCGAGAAGGAATTCTGATTGGTTGCGTCTTGCTCTGGGGGATGACGCGGTGCGAGATGAGCACTTCAGTGATCTTTCAGGTACCGTGCTTTATGAATCAGGCTCGTGGAATTGGTTGGATGACAAGGAGTCTATCCTAGTGAGTCCGCAACAGGTGGAGGAGGTGCGATTATTGGAAGCTTCTCAGAAAGCGGTGCCTATTTTGGCCTCCTCTCATGCAGGCGCGAACATTCAACAACAATTGATGAGCCGAGGAGGATTACGAGTTGGTCTTGAGGTTCATCAGGCTCTTGAAAGCATCGAATGGCATAGAGGGGGGGCATTCAAGTGGGCTGGTAATAGACGTGTTCAGCAGATCGTCCAGGCATGTTTAGATGTCGAGAAGGTATCTAAGCTGTTCACGGCAAATTCTAACATGAAATTATATCGTGAGGTTGCTGTAGAAGTTCTCATAGACGGTGACTGGGTGAGTGGGGTAATTGATCGTTTGCACGTATCTATAGATAATGGAGGTCATCCAATTTCTGCTCAGATTATCGATTTCAAGACAGACGCTTCTGATGATGTTGGTCTACTAGCTGAGAAATATAAAATACAACTGGATCTCTACCAACAAGCGGTCGCTCAAATATTTGATCTACCTCTAGCGAGCATCTCTAAAATCATCTTATCGACTCACGCTAAGAAGGTCATCCAGTTAAGTTGA